GTCGTCGCTTGTGAAGATCGCCTCCCGCTGTCCCGACGGCGCTCCCCGGGGGGAGGAGTGCGATGACGACGACGTCGCCGAACAGGTGAACTACTTCTTCGTCCTGTGGTCCGAGGACGATCCCCTCATCGCCTATATCGTCTCCAACTCCCTGTTCGACGACGATGTGGATGTGCGGATTTTCTCTGCCCAGATTCTTGTGCATATCGCCACCGAGGACGTCCGCTACATGCTGGAGGCGGCCCTCAACGACGAGGACGAACGGGTGCGGGAGACGGCGGGCCGTGCCCTCGACGAGCTGGACGCCCGGACATCGGACGAGCCGGAGAGCGTCCCCCCGGTGGACGCGCCGAATCCACAGGCGGATGGACCGACCGTGCCGGCGGAGCCTTCGGGGTGGGAGGAATCGACGACGTCGGAGCACATGTTTCCCGTCGAGGTGGTATACCCGCTGGTGGAAGGAGAATTCTTTCCGGGCGAGTCTTTGGATGTGGAGTAGTCGGTGTGATGAAAACCGGGTCGGTCGCGGAAATGCCGTGCCGCGGAT
This is a stretch of genomic DNA from Candidatus Zymogenaceae bacterium. It encodes these proteins:
- a CDS encoding HEAT repeat domain-containing protein, whose translation is MGRDDFSVTPAYSGKGASNTPLIVEDKPRIKGCSCCLIIVVLIAAVGVIVVGMMDPVELNQKLLDVDDPSVKEYAIRNLAHEGDPRAVDALEVRLHDPDSDVRNAAAWALGEIRSPDSVDSLLGAVDTEADYDLSFYAVSSLVKIASRCPDGAPRGEECDDDDVAEQVNYFFVLWSEDDPLIAYIVSNSLFDDDVDVRIFSAQILVHIATEDVRYMLEAALNDEDERVRETAGRALDELDARTSDEPESVPPVDAPNPQADGPTVPAEPSGWEESTTSEHMFPVEVVYPLVEGEFFPGESLDVE